A genomic window from Pseudomonadota bacterium includes:
- a CDS encoding 8-oxo-dGTP diphosphatase, which produces MNYTPIIGTLGYILSPDRTKTLLIHRNARENDAHRHKYNGLGGKMHPDEDVVSCMKREILEEAGISCEEILLRGTINWTGFGPDGGDWLGFIFRIDRFSGTPRKSNNEGTLLWHAVDRLNDLPMWEGDKYFLPLVFDDDLRQFHGHMPYKDGSPLGWNYSRI; this is translated from the coding sequence ATGAACTATACTCCGATTATCGGCACCCTGGGCTATATTCTTTCCCCTGATCGCACAAAGACCCTGCTTATCCACCGGAACGCCCGGGAAAATGATGCCCACCGGCATAAATACAATGGCCTGGGCGGCAAAATGCATCCTGACGAAGATGTGGTCAGCTGCATGAAACGAGAAATTCTTGAAGAGGCGGGGATCAGTTGCGAAGAAATCCTCCTGCGCGGCACCATCAACTGGACCGGCTTCGGGCCGGACGGCGGAGACTGGCTGGGGTTCATCTTCCGGATTGACCGATTTTCCGGAACTCCAAGGAAAAGCAACAACGAAGGCACTTTGCTCTGGCATGCCGTTGACCGCCTGAATGATCTTCCCATGTGGGAGGGGGATAAATATTTCCTGCCCCTGGTCTTCGACGATGATCTGCGGCAGTTTCACGGACACATGCCCTATAAAGACGGCAGCCCGCTGGGCTGGAATTACAGCCGTATATGA
- a CDS encoding diguanylate cyclase: MSILIVDDSKVIQVLLGTTLKKAGYTDLHFLSSAEECFDFFGLYDDTVGAVAGNVDLILMDIVMPVIDGIEATRRIKEEAHLKDIPVIMVTAKDESEVLQMAFAAGAVDYIVKPVKKQELLARVRSVLRLKHEMDRRKSREKELLEVTRQLEEANRTLQRFSYMDGLTSVSNRRYFDDTLKKEWKRAMREKTFISLIMLDIDFFKAYNDYYGHQGGDECLKQVAVMLSDAIKRASDFVARYGGEEFVLVLPNTNLEGAITVAENVKKELAALHLKHERSSVSDQVTVSMGIASSKPGKGSEQDNLVRDADRALYRAKSEGRDQIKFSPDNP; this comes from the coding sequence GTGAGTATCCTTATAGTTGATGACTCCAAAGTCATTCAGGTCCTGCTCGGGACCACCCTGAAAAAGGCCGGATATACAGATCTTCATTTTCTCAGTTCAGCAGAGGAATGCTTTGATTTTTTTGGTCTTTATGATGATACGGTGGGGGCGGTCGCCGGTAATGTTGATCTCATTCTCATGGATATCGTCATGCCGGTCATCGACGGCATTGAAGCAACCCGAAGGATAAAGGAAGAAGCGCACCTCAAGGATATTCCGGTCATCATGGTGACGGCCAAGGACGAGTCCGAAGTGCTGCAGATGGCTTTTGCGGCAGGCGCGGTGGACTATATCGTCAAGCCGGTAAAGAAACAGGAGCTGCTGGCCCGGGTACGATCCGTATTGCGTTTGAAGCATGAGATGGACCGTCGTAAATCACGGGAAAAAGAATTGCTTGAAGTCACCCGTCAGCTTGAGGAGGCGAACCGGACCCTCCAGCGTTTTTCTTATATGGACGGTTTGACCAGTGTCAGCAATCGCCGCTATTTTGATGACACCCTTAAAAAGGAATGGAAGCGCGCGATGCGGGAGAAGACTTTCATTTCGCTTATCATGCTCGATATAGATTTTTTCAAGGCTTATAATGATTATTATGGCCACCAGGGCGGGGATGAGTGCCTCAAGCAGGTGGCTGTTATGCTCAGCGATGCAATCAAGCGCGCCAGCGATTTTGTCGCCCGATACGGCGGGGAAGAATTTGTCCTGGTTTTACCGAACACCAATCTTGAAGGGGCGATTACGGTTGCTGAAAATGTAAAAAAAGAGCTTGCCGCCCTCCATCTTAAACACGAACGTTCCTCGGTTTCTGATCAGGTTACGGTAAGCATGGGAATTGCCTCATCAAAGCCCGGAAAAGGCAGTGAGCAGGACAATCTTGTCCGCGATGCCGACAGGGCTCTCTATCGTGCCAAGTCAGAAGGCAGGGATCAAATCAAGTTTTCTCCGGATAATCCCTGA
- a CDS encoding carboxypeptidase M32, whose translation MEILDKLRKRTLELTDMHHVMALMQWDQEIMMPKSAASERASQMATLSAVIHRKEVSEELGDLLKAAEDGLDKYSETEQALVRVMRRSYDQNTKMPEEFVAEFSRLTSEALHFWIDARQQSDFAGFEPVLAKVVAMSKQQAEYLGYTNEPYDALLDIYEEGLTALQVREMFAGLKEPLVEMIREARKNPDSELFFDRDFDQGRQVQFAEKALAEIGYDFSRGRQDVSTHPFSTTLGHNDRRVTNRYSPRSIEFIFSALHEGGHGIYEQGIDENLMHTALDTGVSLGIHESQSRLWENIIGRGLPFWEHFYPELQKDFPEHFRGVSVKDFVRGINHVKPGFIRVEADEVSYNLHVLVRFELERALIEGSIKVADLPGAWNQKYKEYLGVEVDSHANGVLQDIHWAHGSFGYFPTYTIGNLAAAQIWHTYTELEADYAKDIAGGNLHKVKEWLSHNIYRHGSVYPPEALLVRVTGEKLNSRYFVDYLKNKMAWLKA comes from the coding sequence ATGGAAATATTGGATAAATTGCGGAAGCGCACCCTGGAGTTGACCGATATGCACCATGTCATGGCTCTCATGCAGTGGGACCAGGAGATCATGATGCCGAAAAGTGCCGCCTCCGAAAGGGCAAGCCAGATGGCAACATTGAGTGCCGTGATTCACCGGAAAGAAGTTTCTGAAGAACTGGGCGATCTGCTCAAAGCAGCTGAAGACGGGCTTGATAAGTATTCGGAAACCGAGCAGGCCCTTGTCCGGGTGATGCGCAGAAGTTATGACCAGAATACAAAGATGCCTGAGGAGTTTGTCGCGGAATTTTCCCGGCTCACCTCCGAGGCCCTGCATTTCTGGATCGATGCGCGGCAGCAGTCTGATTTTGCCGGTTTTGAGCCGGTGCTCGCTAAAGTTGTGGCAATGAGCAAACAGCAGGCAGAGTATCTCGGCTATACAAATGAGCCTTATGATGCCCTGCTGGATATCTACGAAGAGGGGCTGACGGCTCTGCAGGTCCGGGAGATGTTTGCCGGGCTGAAAGAACCGCTGGTGGAAATGATCAGGGAGGCCCGGAAAAACCCCGACAGTGAATTGTTTTTTGACAGGGATTTTGATCAGGGGCGGCAGGTGCAATTTGCCGAAAAAGCCCTTGCTGAAATCGGCTATGATTTTTCGCGGGGCCGGCAGGATGTTTCAACCCATCCGTTTTCCACAACCCTGGGCCATAATGACCGGCGGGTGACCAACCGCTACAGCCCGAGAAGTATCGAATTCATCTTCAGCGCCCTGCACGAGGGCGGCCACGGTATTTATGAACAGGGAATAGACGAGAACCTTATGCATACCGCCCTTGATACCGGCGTATCTCTGGGGATTCACGAATCCCAGTCGCGCTTATGGGAAAATATCATCGGTCGTGGGTTGCCGTTCTGGGAACATTTTTACCCGGAGCTTCAGAAAGATTTTCCTGAGCATTTCAGGGGGGTGAGTGTCAAGGATTTCGTCAGGGGGATCAATCATGTGAAACCTGGTTTTATTCGTGTCGAAGCCGATGAGGTCAGTTATAACCTCCATGTGCTGGTGCGCTTCGAACTTGAAAGGGCACTGATCGAGGGCAGTATTAAAGTGGCCGACCTTCCTGGGGCCTGGAACCAGAAATACAAGGAATATCTGGGGGTTGAAGTGGATTCCCATGCAAACGGCGTGCTCCAGGATATCCATTGGGCGCACGGCAGTTTCGGATATTTCCCCACCTATACCATCGGCAATCTCGCAGCAGCGCAGATCTGGCATACATACACCGAGCTTGAAGCGGATTATGCAAAAGATATCGCTGGCGGAAATCTGCATAAGGTGAAGGAATGGCTCTCTCATAACATTTACCGGCACGGCAGCGTTTATCCACCGGAAGCATTGCTGGTCAGGGTGACGGGTGAGAAGCTCAATTCCCGGTATTTTGTTGATTATCTCAAGAATAAAATGGCATGGCTGAAAGCCTGA